From Candidatus Neomarinimicrobiota bacterium:
ACTTTAACACTACCTTTGACAGAGGTAATATCAACCAATCTGGCTCCCAGTTTATTATTTCATAAGTTTTTTTATTTATTACACAACCGTAATAAAAAGCCCATGCAAGTTGAAAGAATGTGTATTTTGGTAGAAGTTGTCTTTTTGCAGCCTCTATTAACGCCTGATGTTTAGAATTTACAAAATAAAACACGCGAGTAAACATATATGCTGTGTAGAAATGAGCAGGTTTATTTGAAATACCATCAAAAGATAATCTTTTCCCGAGAAGTATCAATAATTCCATCAGCATGTCACCAAGCCCGAGCCCTGGGAAACGTTGCCCAGGTAATGCAGGCTTCGCGGGTGAAAAACTTTTTGTAGGATCCTGCAGAAGCAACCATTCTATATGAAGAAAATTCAGAGTATTGTTCTCAAGTTTTATCGGCAATACTCTACTTGGTATTGTAACGTCCTTCTTCACTACGAGTTCACAGATACAATGATCACAATCTTTTTTCCCATCAAAATAAATAAATAGTTTATTCAAAAATGGGTCAGAAGTATCTATGCATATTCGGAGATTCTTTAGTCCTTTTCTTTCCAGAACCTTTGTAATACCAAATTCATCAAGCACCCTCTTTATTCCCTTTTCAGTAAACAGTCCCAGAAATAGTCTTGTATCTGCTTTTATTCTACCGCTATCATCCAGAATGGACTCCATTGTTATCTTCTCATCCTCAAATCCGAATTGAAGATCGGCTAAAGTTAACCTCCTAGCTATTTTTCTGAATTCCTTTTTATAATTTGGCATTCATTTTATCTATTATTTCTATATTTGTAATTATTATACTTATTTAAACCACCTGTCCTTCCTACAATTCTAACCTCAAATTTATTCGCTTTATTCAATTTATCTTACAGTCAATTCGAATATTCATACGAAATTGTAAAAATAACTCTCCAGATATCTGTATATCAAACAGGATAAGTTCTTATATCCGATAAATTAACATATCAGAATTATCATTATAGAATTTAAATTTTCGTCTACTTCCTAAGGATACCATACCCATTTCTGCAAACTTAAACTATACTTTCCTATTATCAGGATTCAATTATACCATTTCTTTGTATATTACTTATTTTTAGGCAGCATTTCAATAGGATGACTCATAATACCAAAATTGGATACATCCGAATATGACGACTTAGAATAATCTGAGAAAATCTCTGAGTTATATTATTAAAATATATCGTAACATCCATTAGATTTTCTTTATCTTTACCTTTTAATCTCCTCTTTCTAATGCCGTCACCAGTGTGTAGTTCCTGTAGGTTTGCATAACATTATTAAACAATTATCTATGGGTATTTTATTAATGGGAATTTTATTGAGTTCAATTACACTGTATACCGTAATTTCGTATTTTACTTCGCCACCCTCAATAGAATGTTACCCTGTCATGGTAGTTCTAGTCTCTTTTATCCTTTTATATGCTCCCCCAAAATATTTTTTCTAAAGTAGAAACATTAAGAGTTCTTTCAGGAAACACAACTATGCTTAACTCTAATAAGTGCTTAAACCCATTGTAGATATTTCTTCCTAAAATATTCTCAGGAACTCCTCTTTTCCCATATTCCTACCCATCTTCCTTTTTCTAAAGAAATCTGGATACATTCAGAAGAGACCGATTGATTTACATTCATAGGTTGTAGCACTGTAGCCAAGACAATTTAACTTCATTATGAAGAAAGTTTAATTTATGCCTTAGTTTATTAACAGTGTAAAATCAAGTGATTTTGCCGAATGGGTAATATATCCAGTAGAAACAACATCCACACCACTTTCTGCATATTCGACAATATTATTTTCATTGATATTTCCTGATGCCTCGAAAAAAATTTTCGAGTAAACATCAGGAGATTTCTTTACATCTTCTATAATATTAAAAATTAAATCGGGTTTAAAGTGGTCAAACATTATAGCAAATGGTATCCTTTGAGAGATTGCTGTGGCAATTTTCATAACTTTATTGAACTCTACCGGCGTTTTTACTTCAACTTCCACAAATCCCAACTCGTCATTTTTAACCAGTATCTCTTTTATCGCAAGTTCCAGATTCTTTTCATCTTCACTAATGCTTAAAATTTTTAGATGATTGTCTTTAAGCATAGCCGAGTCATACAAATTTAAACGATGCGTCAAGCCTCCCGCTACTGATACTGCTTTCTTTTCAATATTTCCCAGTAATGTTTTTCTTGTCGCTGCAATCATAGTGTCAAACTTTTTAATTTTTTCTACCAATAAGTGAGTATCAGTAGAAATTCCACAAACTCTCTGGAAAATATTCAATATAGTTCTTTCAACTCCAAGGATATCCTTAGCTTTCCCTGAAATTTCAAATACAAGATTACCTCGACCAATCTTTTCGCCATCCTTCTTCATTAATTTTACATCAATGCTTTTCGTATTAAGTAAAAATTTTACCTCTTCCGTGCAGGATACAACACCATCACTTTTTGCTATGATTGATGCCTCAACTTTCCTATTATAAATATTTGAAGGGAAAATAGAAGAATCGCTCTGGTATTTATCATGCTCAAGTAAAAAATCAAAGAGCTTAACAAGATACCTTTCATACCGACTCACATCGATCCGGAGCTCATTGCTCCTATCAAATACTTTTTTTACCAGATTTTTCCTGTCCATAATTAGCTCTTATTGGAAAAGATCCTCGGGTTTTACAATTTTAATATTTTCGTGCTTTATTCTTAAAGGAAAGCTTGCAATTATTTTATCCTCCTCAAGAATCTCTTTTTGTTTCGGTGTCCTGTAGGAAATTGGGGTAGGTCTATCCTCTACAAGTATATTTTTCAACTCCTCAGCATTACTCGTTACAAATATAATTTTCATATTATCATACTGCAGATATTTTTTTATTACATTATTCACTTCATCAAGAGTAACTTCTGATAACCTTTTTTTAAATTTTTTCAAATGTCCATCTTCAATTCCATAAAATTTATCATCAATAGCATATCCAAGCTTCAGCATTGTCGTAGGAGCATAGTTTAGAATATAGGAGTATAGGAAATTTTTTGTTATTTTAAAATCTTCTCTGGTCATTCCGTTATCCACAAGTCTTACAAGCTCCCGAATGGCTGCTCTTAGAGCAAAGACTTTCGCTTCATTTGGTACAGGTCTAATCCATATTTCAAAAATCTGTTTTCTTCTAGCTACATTAGGAGGAGGGAATTGTCTTCTTCCACCTTCTGGGAAATATTCTATATAGCTATAATCTCCATAATTTAATCCCCTTGCTTCCCTTATAACCTGGTAAAGGTGACTTGAAGAATTTCTGTGTTCCCCAAACCATGAGTTCGCCAAAGCCAGTGCGTACCAATCGTCCTGACCTCTTATGATGTCTATAGGATAACCCATACTGATTGCAGTGGCTTCAGTATTTTTCTCAACTATAACAACTTCATAACCACTAATCAGTTTTGGATTAATCTCTGGAGGAGATATTTTTTCACCTACAGGCAAGGCTGACAAATCTTTTTTTAAATTTTCAACGAGGTATGCGGGGAATCTACCACCAATTCCTACTATTACATTTTTTTGTGTATAATATTTTTTGTAAAATTTTTTAACATCCGCTACAGTAATTGCTTTAACACTTGATATTCTTCCCTCTTTTAGATGTCCGTATTTTGTATTCTTAAATATTTCCGTATAAAGAACTGCTTTACCAAGTTCCTCATCATTGGAATATTTCAGCACATTCTCCAGGTAATTTAGCACACTCGATCTAACCCTTTCCAGGTCCTCTTCTCTAAAAGCTGGTTTTGTAAGCGATTCAATTAACAGTTTATAAAACTTATATAGGTTATCCTTATGAACACGCCCATATATGACAACCTGTTCCGCATCAACTTGTACATCATAGGATGCGGCAATTGGGTAAAGCTTCTCAATTATTTCTTCGTAGCTATTTTCCAGAGTAGAGCCCTCAGTCAGCATTCTTGCTGTAATATATGCAAGGCCCTCTTTACCAGGCGGATCATATTGAAAACCTGCATTGAAACAAATTCGAAAACTTATAGTCGGATCAGATTTGACAGGCAGTTTTACAAATTGACTATTTTCAATTGCTGATTTACTACAATTAAAAATCATAAATGGAACAATTACTAATAAAAAACTGAACAAAATTTTATTCCAGATCATTTTCACTCCCCCTTTAATAATACAATTGTCCTCTTTGCTGAATCAAAATAGTATTCGGCCGCTTCTTTAATATCCTCTGGTTCAATCTTTTCAAGGGTATTGAACATTCTATCTATACAATCCACACCACCCGTTATCGCAATGAATCTTGCAAGTCTACCAGCAACATGATCGGGCGAATCAAGGCTCTGTAGAAAAGAATACTTTATGTGATTTTTAACGTCTTCAATTTTTTGTTTATCCAAAACATTAATCTTTAATTTCTCCACAGCCGAGATAATTGCTGATTTTACATATTCTATATCATCCTCTGATTTTATCATTGTATACACCGTAAAAAGAGAGGGATCTCGATTAATACCAAAATCAGGATAGATAAACTCAACCTTCTGCTCTTTTAGAAACAGTGTTTTGTATAAGTCACTGTTCTCACCGAAAGCAAGTTCCTCAATAACCAGCGATGCTACATATCGTTTATCATCAGATTTAAAGCTATCCCCCTTATAAGCTATCGCAAGTATGGGCAAAGTTTTTCCTTTATATTTTACCTCTCCATACTTTTCTTCCCTTTGCTCAGGTTCGGTTTCAATTTTCGGTGGTACATACCCTGACTCCCAACCCCTATAATATTTTTTAATAAGTTTTATCACCATATCGCGTTTGACATCCCCCGCTATCACTATAACCACATTTTCTGGGCGGTAGTATCTATTAAAAAATGATAGGCTGAATTCGTACATTCCTGGCATAGCCTTTATATCTTCTTCAAAACCTATAGTTGTATGTTTATATGTATGTTTCTCAAATGCAAGACTATGTAGTTTCTCTTCTAATAAAAACCATGGGTTCATCCTACCCTTTAGATATTCTCCATATACAGCTCCTGTCTCAGTTTTGAACACATTTTCAGTGTAGGAAAGGTTTTTGAATCTATCGCTCTCCAGGTCAATTACTTTTTTAAGATATTTATTGCTAAATTTTAAATGATAGCAAGTAAAATCATCAGTAGTGTAAGCATTTGCATCAGCACCAATCTGTGTCAAAATTTTATCATAAACATTACCAGGATACCTTTTCGTTCCTCTGAACATCATATGCTCAAAAAGGTGAGCAAAACCGGAATGGCCGGGTTCCCATTCATCCCTGCTACCGGTTCTTACTATTGAATAGTATGCAACTAATCCTTCAGATTCCATCGGAATAGTTACTACGGTCAGACCATTTTCAAGTTTATCAACGTAGTATTTATACGGAAAGACTTCTGGATATACACTTCGAGAAATAATCATTGTCAGCATAGCAATAAAAATTATTAAAATTGGATTTTTCATTATACCACTCCCCCTAAACAAAATACAGAGAAAGATAAATATTTTATGCAATTAAAGCTATAATAAATAAAACGAACAGCTAACGCTTGAAAGTTGGCTTATTAAATATTTCCAAGTTATACCTTTCTGGCAAGAATCTTCGATCTATTGTCTAAAATTACTGAATGATGATGGATACATATTGTAGTACATCCACCCTGGTAAATCTGAACTATCAAAACTGATTTCATAAAATCCTGAGAAGCACTACCAGTTTTTATGTGCTGATAAATATCTTTTACAAATTTATTCTAACAAATGTTTGATAAATTCACTATCATATATATTAAAATTTCTTTATATATACTATCACCTTTATACTTCTTCATTATTCTACACCATTTCTAAAAGAAAACATTAATCTCCTATCAGTATAACCAACACTACTATCATTCGCCAATACACTTATCCATTTCTAAAAAACTACTTCATTATTATTATTAACTTTTTATATTGCCATATAACTTAAAAACTTTGAATAATAAGTATTTTACTATATCTTTACTGCTATTTCCGGAGGTATGATGGATAAAACAAAATTACTAATCTTCGACCTGGATGGAACTCTTGTAAACTCATTCAATGACATTGCAGAAAGCGTCAATGAAACTCTCAGAAATTTCGGATATAATGAATTGGATAAGAAAGTTGCCATTCAATATATAGGTGATGGAATAAAAAAACTTGTTAGTCGTGCATTTGGTAAGTCACTTTATAATGACTCTGAGCATGAATGGAAGGAAGAAGAATTAACTAAATTCTACAATCATTATGTAGATAATTACGAAAAGAATTTACTCAATACCACAGTATTATACCCCTGTGTAAAGGAAACGATAGAAAAATTGAAATTAATGGATACATTGATGGTTGTTCTTTCAAACAAAAACGAAAGATTATCAAAAAAAATACTGGAGGCTCTTAAAGTTAAAGATTATTTTGATCTCATATTTGGGGGTGACTCTTTTACAACAAAGAAACCTGACCCTAACCCGATACTTAATATCTTAAAATATTTCAGCGTCTCTGTGGATAAAGCTATGATTGTTGGAGATAGTGAAAACGATATTATTGCAGGGAAGAATGCTGGTATCAAAACGTGTGCTGTCACTTATGGGTTAAAACCGAAAGAGGAACTTGAAAAGCATAATCCAGATTATATAATAGACGAATTTAAAGAGATACTGAATATTATTTAGTATTCTCCTGATCCACAGGATGCACTCTCCAGTCTCTTGCGGGATAAATTACTTTAATCTCACCATCTGTATTTTTTAATACAACCTTTTCTATCAATGCATTAGCTATAATGGCTTTACACTGATTGCAAATAAAGGTATGACCAACAACATATATCGTCGCACCAGCAGTGCTGTGACCATTCCTTGCTGCCAGAACCACTGCATTGGACTCCGCATGAGACCCCACTGCCCGGCACTTTTCAAGCTGTGTACCCGACTTTATTTTGTGTCTGTCTCTATAGCAAAATCCAATCTCAAGGCAGTTTTGTTGATGTGTAGGTGCTCCGTTATATCCTGTAGATATTATGTCCTTATTCCTTACAATTACCGCTCCGACTTTATTTCTGAAACATGTCGACCGGGACGCAACCATTTCGGCTATATCAAGAAAATACTCATCCCAACTTTTTCTTCTCTCCGTCACTTTTCCCTCCCAGATAAATCAGACAAAGCGTTTATAAAACCATCCTTATTAATATAATACAACAATTGTATGAGTCAAATGAAAATAATAAATTCCATCCCTGATTTCTAAAATTTTAAATGGGGAATATCGATGGAGGTCTTAAAACTTGCACCTATCTTTTTGACAATTTCTTTAATTTTATGTGCAAATATAAACGCCAAGCAATACAATAATAGACAAGAAATTCCTAAGAAGTACCGATGGAATATTACAGATATTTACAAAACAGAAGAAGACTGGATAAAAGCTAAAAAAGAGGTTGTAAAGAAATTTCCACTCATAACAAAATATAAAGGAAAACTCGGAAAATCATCCAAGTATTTATTAGAATGCTTAAAACTGAATAGTGAAATTGATAAAGATCTATCAAAATTCTATACTTATGCCGCATTAAAATCAGATGAAGATATTAGAATCTCAGAAAATCTTGCTAAAAAACAGGAAATTTTACAACTATATACAGAATATAAATCAATAGCCTCATTTATAGAACCAGAAATACTCAAAATTGATAAGAAAAAGATTGAGAAATTTATCTATAAGGAACCTGAACTTGAAGAATATAGATTTTACCTTGAGAACTTACAAAGGCAAAAAGCTCATCTTTTAAGTGAGAAAGAGGAAAAAATATTAGCACTATCTAACCTAATTACCAATTCACCATATACAATCTTTAGCGTATTATCAAATGCTGATTTGCCCTATCCCGAGATTACTCTTTCAACCGGTGAAAAAATAAAACTCAATCAAGCAGGTTATCAAAAATACAGAACAGTTCAGAATATAAAAGATAGAGAGATGGTTTTTCATGAATTCTTCTCTTCCCTTGGGAAATTTCAACGGACATACGGGACTGACCTTGGTGCACTGGTAAAAACACACATTTTTTATACAAAAGTAAGAAACTACAATTCAACGCT
This genomic window contains:
- the nadC gene encoding carboxylating nicotinate-nucleotide diphosphorylase, with amino-acid sequence MDRKNLVKKVFDRSNELRIDVSRYERYLVKLFDFLLEHDKYQSDSSIFPSNIYNRKVEASIIAKSDGVVSCTEEVKFLLNTKSIDVKLMKKDGEKIGRGNLVFEISGKAKDILGVERTILNIFQRVCGISTDTHLLVEKIKKFDTMIAATRKTLLGNIEKKAVSVAGGLTHRLNLYDSAMLKDNHLKILSISEDEKNLELAIKEILVKNDELGFVEVEVKTPVEFNKVMKIATAISQRIPFAIMFDHFKPDLIFNIIEDVKKSPDVYSKIFFEASGNINENNIVEYAESGVDVVSTGYITHSAKSLDFTLLIN
- a CDS encoding insulinase family protein, which encodes MIWNKILFSFLLVIVPFMIFNCSKSAIENSQFVKLPVKSDPTISFRICFNAGFQYDPPGKEGLAYITARMLTEGSTLENSYEEIIEKLYPIAASYDVQVDAEQVVIYGRVHKDNLYKFYKLLIESLTKPAFREEDLERVRSSVLNYLENVLKYSNDEELGKAVLYTEIFKNTKYGHLKEGRISSVKAITVADVKKFYKKYYTQKNVIVGIGGRFPAYLVENLKKDLSALPVGEKISPPEINPKLISGYEVVIVEKNTEATAISMGYPIDIIRGQDDWYALALANSWFGEHRNSSSHLYQVIREARGLNYGDYSYIEYFPEGGRRQFPPPNVARRKQIFEIWIRPVPNEAKVFALRAAIRELVRLVDNGMTREDFKITKNFLYSYILNYAPTTMLKLGYAIDDKFYGIEDGHLKKFKKRLSEVTLDEVNNVIKKYLQYDNMKIIFVTSNAEELKNILVEDRPTPISYRTPKQKEILEEDKIIASFPLRIKHENIKIVKPEDLFQ
- a CDS encoding insulinase family protein, which gives rise to MKNPILIIFIAMLTMIISRSVYPEVFPYKYYVDKLENGLTVVTIPMESEGLVAYYSIVRTGSRDEWEPGHSGFAHLFEHMMFRGTKRYPGNVYDKILTQIGADANAYTTDDFTCYHLKFSNKYLKKVIDLESDRFKNLSYTENVFKTETGAVYGEYLKGRMNPWFLLEEKLHSLAFEKHTYKHTTIGFEEDIKAMPGMYEFSLSFFNRYYRPENVVIVIAGDVKRDMVIKLIKKYYRGWESGYVPPKIETEPEQREEKYGEVKYKGKTLPILAIAYKGDSFKSDDKRYVASLVIEELAFGENSDLYKTLFLKEQKVEFIYPDFGINRDPSLFTVYTMIKSEDDIEYVKSAIISAVEKLKINVLDKQKIEDVKNHIKYSFLQSLDSPDHVAGRLARFIAITGGVDCIDRMFNTLEKIEPEDIKEAAEYYFDSAKRTIVLLKGE
- a CDS encoding phosphoglycolate phosphatase, which gives rise to MDKTKLLIFDLDGTLVNSFNDIAESVNETLRNFGYNELDKKVAIQYIGDGIKKLVSRAFGKSLYNDSEHEWKEEELTKFYNHYVDNYEKNLLNTTVLYPCVKETIEKLKLMDTLMVVLSNKNERLSKKILEALKVKDYFDLIFGGDSFTTKKPDPNPILNILKYFSVSVDKAMIVGDSENDIIAGKNAGIKTCAVTYGLKPKEELEKHNPDYIIDEFKEILNII
- a CDS encoding cytidine/deoxycytidylate deaminase family protein — its product is MTERRKSWDEYFLDIAEMVASRSTCFRNKVGAVIVRNKDIISTGYNGAPTHQQNCLEIGFCYRDRHKIKSGTQLEKCRAVGSHAESNAVVLAARNGHSTAGATIYVVGHTFICNQCKAIIANALIEKVVLKNTDGEIKVIYPARDWRVHPVDQENTK
- a CDS encoding oligoendopeptidase F family protein, which produces MEVLKLAPIFLTISLILCANINAKQYNNRQEIPKKYRWNITDIYKTEEDWIKAKKEVVKKFPLITKYKGKLGKSSKYLLECLKLNSEIDKDLSKFYTYAALKSDEDIRISENLAKKQEILQLYTEYKSIASFIEPEILKIDKKKIEKFIYKEPELEEYRFYLENLQRQKAHLLSEKEEKILALSNLITNSPYTIFSVLSNADLPYPEITLSTGEKIKLNQAGYQKYRTVQNIKDREMVFHEFFSSLGKFQRTYGTDLGALVKTHIFYTKVRNYNSTLELALDPNNISTEVYFKLIENVNKNLNRFHRYLKINKKLLGLDTLKYSDLYVPAVKSIDTEFDYDEAKEMVLNALKPLGREYIQTLKRAFNERWIDVYPTEGKRSGAYSNGSAYDVHPYILLNYTGQYNDVRRKGLMQNAECKLKNAKSSFVRFGFCTQNVYRNKFDFCILQSSFFNCRKAILPLGKSPSATS